DNA sequence from the Salminus brasiliensis chromosome 3, fSalBra1.hap2, whole genome shotgun sequence genome:
GCTCGCAAAGGATCCCCAACGAAGAGGTTCCGTCGCCCGAATCTCTGTGGTAACGTGGCAGAGGGTGGAGACTCGGCCCGCCGGCACTCTGTACACAGCTGCCCGGAAGATGGGTCCAGCTCCTGAGAGCGGCCGAACCTCTGTGGGAGGTTGATGGAGGACTTGGGCGTTCGCTGGATGTACACTTCCCGTCCGAAGCGGAGTGGCAGGTTGGCGTGCAGGTGCGACGGTTTGGCTGCTATCGGGTGCAGTCGCAGGATGGTCGGTGAACTCGCTCTGCCGCTGGTCGGGACCACGTTAAAAGTGAACTCCTCCATTTCTAGACTGCGTGGGATATCTTGAGTGTTCTGTAAATGAAGGACATAGACCAGAGGTGTCGAGTAATGAAGTACCAATACTTTGctaccttacttaagtagaaatgttggttatccaTACTTTTTATGTCCAATtaccaccaccacacctcatctctctcaaaagtactggatggagctcctccaccatcatttcagagaacacagttcttccactgctccacagctcctcaatgctggggggctttatacccctctagcccacgcctggcattattaggcagcatggagccaatagggtcatgatgttgatctgctccagagagtcctattctattggcagttcttcttattctccacagggactagacaagctgtgtgtgtgcatttgcacatctgtgtcagcaatggatgcaactcaaagtagccgaatgcattttttagaaagggtgtccacaagtatttggacataaagtgttcAACATCATATCATACTGGATACCAGTAGGTCGTCATATAAGGACAATCTAATTGTCAGTGATGCACCAATATGCTACCATGCTTGTCTCAGATATTTTTCATGTACATATCCATTAATTCTGACGTATAGACATTTAATAAACAGAGAATCGGGACTAACCCACTGCTTAAACTGTGACGTTTAGTGCAGCCTAAGGGTTATTATACAGTAATCACACATACAACACTGCAAACTAGCTGAGGTGCTCCTCAGTTACAGCCAGTCTAGAACAGCTGGAGCTTCTGTAGAGGTcaggaggttaaggttaggtcaGTACCTCCTATCCTCCTGCACTAATGCGTGTGTGTTCATGTTCGTGTGTCTCTCACCTCCGAAAATATTCCGTTTGGGATTCTGTTGGGGTCGTTCTCATCCATGAGCGGGAGCCTGACAGTGCTGACATCCTGAAACAGCAGACTACTCAGAATGCCTAGTGTCAGAGAGAGCACGGAGACAGACATCTTCCAGCCTTCATTTCTAGAGAGACACTTTACAGGCCTtttatacataaacacacacacacatacacacaccccacacacacacacatacacagattcCATTGACAACATTCATCGAATCGCTTTCTCAACCCCGGAACTCAAGCAGCACCTTTCTCTGCCATCATTAATCACATTCTTGTGTTAGCCATAGCAACACGGGGGCACGCAGGTGGGCTGCTCTGAGCAGGTTGAAGGACAGATGCCTTTTATTTAAgatttttaaggtttttaacatgtttaatatCATCATAATAAACAGTGCCTCTCTGCTCTGAACCAGATTAATTAAATGTTCAAattcaattatttaataaaatttaaGAAGCATGTGAGTTTTGCACCAATTTGCACCCAAGTCTAGACACTCCTCTTAATGAgtgagttcagctactttacagagCACCCATTCTTCCTGTAGTGGAGCATGCACAGCTTGGTTAATCCCCATGAGTGTAAAGCCACCATGCCCAACACCATCCTGGgctggctgtggagcagtggaactgactcctctagagtgctggagctccagacaTTACATCTGGGATGAGTTTGAATGGCATTTTTGAATCTATAACTACTCAGAAATGGTCAGTACCTGCTATCATGGCTGAATTCCATCAAATCCCAACAGCAAAATCAGAAATCTGGTGTAAGGCCtttgcagaagagtagaggGAACCCCCACTCCCTAtgattacccttgatttctaaaGCACCTCTAGAGAAGCGCGTGTCTACAAgcttttgaacatatagtgtatatcgctgctgtcggACAAAcacctcgtatctccaaaacagccgctgtacaggagaaggaaacagACGCCttatctttcaatggaagtcaatgtaaaatattttactcCAGGTCactgtggagcatttctattggtccgtttatcatGAAAGACTGCCAGACTCACATCACAAGGTTGTTCTTTAACGGCGATGATATTCATTTTACATTCATCAGTGAATaaaagtcaccatgcccaacGGCATCCAGTAGATAGCAGAGTATGAAGCCCCACGGCACtgggctgtagagcagtggagctCCAGTGGAGCCAATACTGTCTGGGATAAGTTTGAGTGATATTTATGGATCTTCAGCTAATCATGCCTTTagtacctgacctcagtaatgctgtCATGGTGCAATGCCATCAAATCCCCACAGAAATGTTCCAGAATCTAGTGTAAGGTTTTTACAGAAGAGttgaggctgttactgcagcaaagggaaaaCAACAAAACTCACTATTATTATCCTTAATTTCAAAAGCAAATTGagacgagcaggtgtccacaaacttttgg
Encoded proteins:
- the npvf gene encoding pro-FMRFamide-related neuropeptide VF → MSVSVLSLTLGILSSLLFQDVSTVRLPLMDENDPNRIPNGIFSENTQDIPRSLEMEEFTFNVVPTSGRASSPTILRLHPIAAKPSHLHANLPLRFGREVYIQRTPKSSINLPQRFGRSQELDPSSGQLCTECRRAESPPSATLPQRFGRRNLFVGDPLRALAVFTRTLESPLPRDRSEDYDYMLETIQEEDKALKSKNYIGVD